Within Maledivibacter sp., the genomic segment GTTATATTTTTAATATTCTATAATTTTTTTATATATCCTTCTTTAATTACAAAATTACTTGTTTTTTTATTTGTACCCTAGTTCCTGAACATAACTGCAAACATCTTCTTCCATGTATTCCTTTGATTTTCTAATAGAAAAAACATGGTCTTAAAGATATTCGAGTTCTTTAAGATCATGTTTTTGATAAAAGTTTGTTTTCAGTTATAGGAGTTTATTTACTTTATAGCTCACGTCTTCCTTCCAAAGCCTTTGCAAGGGTCACTTCATCTGCATACTCTAGATCTCCACCCACAGGAACACCGTGGGCTATTCTCGTTACCTTAACCCCTAGAGGTTTAACCAGCTTTGAAATATACATGGATGTAGCTTCCCCTTCTATATTGGGATTGGTAGCCATTATTATTTCATCTATATCATTATTCTGGAGTCTCATGAGTAATTCTTTTATCTTTATATCCTCTGGTCCAATTCCCTCCATAGGAGATATCGCTCCATGTAATACATGATAAAGACCATCATATTCCCGTATTCTTTCCATCGCCGCAATGTCTCTTGGATCTTCTACTACACAAATGACCCTTTTATCTCTTTTAGGGTTCGTACATATATTGCAGGGATCTATATCGGTAATATTGGAGCATATTGAACAATACTTAGTTTTTCTTTTTGCTTCAATTATGGCTTGTGCTAAATGTATTGCATCATCTTCTCTAGTATTCAATATATGAAAGGCTAACCTTTGTGCAGTCTTTCTACCTATCCCTGGCAATTTTGAAAACTCTTCAATAAGCTTTGCTACGGGTGCAACAAAATTGACCATATAATCACCTCCAAATATGGTATTACAATTGGGCATTTATGACTAAAGGGGTGTCTCAGAATTCTGAAACACCCCGTGACTAAGCTCAAATTTGTCCTTTGAGACAGCTCTATTTTAAAATAACCCTGGTATATTCATTCCACCTGTGACTTTACCCATTTCTTTAGATACTATTTCATCGGCTTTTCTTAAAGCCTCATTCACAGCAGCTACTACTAAATCTTGAAGCATTTCTACGTCATCAGGATCTACTACTTCAGGCTTTATTTGAATATCCAACAATTCTTTTTTACCATTTACTTTAACGGTTATGGCACCTCCGCCGGCAGTTACTTCAAATTCTTTTTGTTCAACCTCAGATTGCATTTGCTCCATTTGCTTTTGCATTTTTTGAACTTGTTTTAACATATTATTCATATTACCGGGCATACCCATTTTTCTTCCCTTTGCCATTACAATACCTCCATTATATATATTCTTTTTTATTATATCATACATAAAAAATGTACTATATTACTGCATTCCTATGTTATCTCTAATTTATCCTTAAAATCTGAAAAATACTCTTTTACCATTTCAATTTCTTCTTCTTTTTCAGAAGAGTCCTGCACCACTTCATGGACTTCTTCTATATTATGTTTTATTTCATCCTCCATAACGCATTTCAATCGTACTTTTTGACCAGTTATTTCTGATATAACTCTTTCTATAAGATCACTATTGCCTTTTTTGCTTGTAGCATCCTTATGAAACCAAAATCCATCCCCAAAGGATATCACTAGCTGATTTTCTTCTGTTTTGATGGGTTTTCCTTCCATTAAAACAGCATGTATGGCTACTTTTCTTCTCTTAATTTCTTTTAATATTATATCCCATTTTCCTTGAATTTCTTTAAAATTTACATTACTATTATAAGAAATAGGAGGAGGGCTGACCTTCTCATCCCTATTATTGCTTGCCCTTTGCCCACTGTTTCTTTCATCACTACTTCTATTTGTTTTATTTTTACTTACTGCTTTAGGTTTTATATTATTTTGTATAGGCAAGCTGTTGTTTTCCTTATTGCTTTCAAACCTAAAATTATTAAGCTTGTTCTCTAATTTACTTATTCTATCTACCAAGCCCTCCATAGAATGATCAAGACTTGGCTGTATGAGTTTAACAACAGCCAACTCCAATAGTACCCTTGGCTGACTAGACCATTTTATTTCTGCTTCGGTTTGAGACAATACATTTATTACTCTTATTATAGTATTTAATTGAAATTTTTCACCTTGTATTTGAAGCCGCTGGATATTCTCCTTTGACATATCGATTACTTCTTCTATACTTTCAGTCATTTTAGTCATCATTAGATTTCTGAAATGATTTATGAAATCCTTTATAAACTGACTAATATCCTTTCCGCTATTAACTAATTCGTCTATTAACTGCATTGCTTTTTTTGAATCTTCTTCATATATAGAGTCAGCTAGTTTAAAAAGGAATTCATCGGTAACTATTCCTAAAGTTTCTATGGCTTTTTCATAGGTAAGCTTTCCCTCTGAAAAGGATATACATTGATCGAGTATACTCAGTGCGTCCCTTACTGCTCCATCGGAATTTCTAACTATAAGATTAAGGGCCTCGTCTTCAATCTCAATATCCATCTCGGTACATATATATTTTGCTCTTTTAAAAATTTCTTCAAAGGCCACCCGCTTAAAATCAAATCTTTGACATCTCGAGAGAATGGTTGAAGGTATTTTCTGGGGTTCTGTGGTAGCTAGTACAAATATCACATAGCTTGGGGGTTCCTCTAAGGTCTTCAGTAATGCATTAAAGGCACCTTGAGATAGCATATGAACCTCATCAATAATATATACCTTGTATT encodes:
- the recR gene encoding recombination mediator RecR — encoded protein: MVNFVAPVAKLIEEFSKLPGIGRKTAQRLAFHILNTREDDAIHLAQAIIEAKRKTKYCSICSNITDIDPCNICTNPKRDKRVICVVEDPRDIAAMERIREYDGLYHVLHGAISPMEGIGPEDIKIKELLMRLQNNDIDEIIMATNPNIEGEATSMYISKLVKPLGVKVTRIAHGVPVGGDLEYADEVTLAKALEGRREL
- a CDS encoding YbaB/EbfC family nucleoid-associated protein translates to MAKGRKMGMPGNMNNMLKQVQKMQKQMEQMQSEVEQKEFEVTAGGGAITVKVNGKKELLDIQIKPEVVDPDDVEMLQDLVVAAVNEALRKADEIVSKEMGKVTGGMNIPGLF
- the dnaX gene encoding DNA polymerase III subunit gamma/tau — its product is MGYTALYRKWRPMVFGDVYGQSHITMTLKNQIKNDNIAHAYLFCGTRGTGKTSTAKIFARAINCSSPRDLDPCNECDVCRGILNESIMDVIEIDAASNNGVDNIRELRENVKYPPSKAKYKVYIIDEVHMLSQGAFNALLKTLEEPPSYVIFVLATTEPQKIPSTILSRCQRFDFKRVAFEEIFKRAKYICTEMDIEIEDEALNLIVRNSDGAVRDALSILDQCISFSEGKLTYEKAIETLGIVTDEFLFKLADSIYEEDSKKAMQLIDELVNSGKDISQFIKDFINHFRNLMMTKMTESIEEVIDMSKENIQRLQIQGEKFQLNTIIRVINVLSQTEAEIKWSSQPRVLLELAVVKLIQPSLDHSMEGLVDRISKLENKLNNFRFESNKENNSLPIQNNIKPKAVSKNKTNRSSDERNSGQRASNNRDEKVSPPPISYNSNVNFKEIQGKWDIILKEIKRRKVAIHAVLMEGKPIKTEENQLVISFGDGFWFHKDATSKKGNSDLIERVISEITGQKVRLKCVMEDEIKHNIEEVHEVVQDSSEKEEEIEMVKEYFSDFKDKLEIT